A genome region from Cucurbita pepo subsp. pepo cultivar mu-cu-16 chromosome LG02, ASM280686v2, whole genome shotgun sequence includes the following:
- the LOC111789205 gene encoding cytochrome P450 705A22-like — MADSSYYILYVTLFFLSIVLLRNLLRRPSKSLLHGRPPPSPPALPLIGHLHYFSPYVSKSFHNLVTRYGDLLFLRLGNIRCLVVASATYAEEIYKIQDVTFSSRPKFAFGDELPYANAGFFGAEYGGYWRFMKKLTMTELLSQRQVERSRGVRRDEMVKFLVKLAECGERNDAVDLGAELIRLANNSICRLLMSTRCCGNDDEAETIRTLVRETMEVATKVSFGNVFGGPLEKLAFWLFGRQVRDLTLRYDEILEKVLKQHEHRAKEDDFDREDRDLMDILLRVYRDENSEFKITRTHIKAFFLDLLLGGTGTSTEVAQWVMSELLNHPKVFNKLRNEIDSVIGTTKLVGEDDVPNLPYLQAVVKETLRLYPAVPIAMRACRQDCKINGFDVPKDTMVAVNLFTIMRDPKVWENPNEFDPERFTGEERYEIKGQQSFKFVPFGGGRRACPGSTLAFGFISTVVAAMVQCFDWKIGRNGDESKVDMEIGAAFTLPRANPLLCVPVLRFDPSSLAKTTY; from the exons ATGGCTGATTCATCATACTACATTCTCTACGttactctcttctttctttccatcGTTCTCCTCCGGAATCTCCTCCGCCGGCCGTCGAAGTCCCTCCTTCACGGCAGGCCGCCACCGAGTCCGCCGGCGCTGCCGCTCATCGGCCACCTTCACTACTTCTCGCCCTACGTTAGCAAATCGTTTCACAATCTTGTCACTAGGTACGGCGATCTTTTGTTCCTCCGGCTCGGCAACATCCGATGCCTCGTCGTCGCATCTGCGACGTACGCGGAGGAGATCTACAAAATTCAAGACGTTACGTTCTCGTCGCGGCCGAAATTCGCGTTCGGAGACGAACTTCCGTACGCCAATGCCGGATTCTTCGGCGCGGAGTACGGCGGTTACTGGAGattcatgaagaaattgacGATGACGGAACTTTTGTCGCAGCGACAAGTTGAGCGATCACGCGGCGTCCGGAGAGATGAGATGGTGAAGTTCTTGGTGAAGTTGGCGGAATGCGGCGAGAGGAACGACGCCGTGGATTTGGGCGCCGAGCTTATTAGACTCGCAAATAATAGTATTTGTAG GTTATTGATGAGTACACGGTGTTGTGGCAACGACGATGAAGCAGAGACAATAAGAACATTGGTAAGAGAAACAATGGAAGTAGCAACAAAAGTATCATTTGGAAATGTGTTCGGAGGGCCTTTGGAGAAGTTAGCGTTTTGGTTGTTTGGAAGACAAGTAAGAGATTTGACCCTTAGGTACGATGAGATACTGGAGAAGGTATTAAAGCAACATGAACATAGAGCGAAGGAAGACGATTTCGATAGGGAAGATCGAGATCTGATGGATATTTTGTTGCGGGTTTATCGAGACGAGAATTCCGAGTTCAAGATCACAAGAACTCATATCAAGGCCTTTTTCCTC GATCTGCTTTTGGGTGGCACTGGAACGTCGACCGAGGTAGCCCAATGGGTCATGTCGGAGCTTCTCAACCATCCCAAAGTATTCAACAAACTCAGAAACGAAATCGACTCCGTCATCGGAACCACCAAACTCGTTGGAGAAGACGACGTTCCAAATCTCCCTTACTTACAAGCCGTTGTCAAAGAGACTCTCCGGCTCTACCCCGCCGTTCCTATCGCCATGCGAGCCTGTCGTCAAGATTGCAAGATCAACGGCTTCGACGTGCCTAAAGACACGATGGTGGCAGTCAACCTATTCACCATAATGCGCGACCCAAAAGTGTGGGAGAATCCGAACGAATTCGATCCTGAAAGGTTCACGGGTGAAGAGCGGTACGAGATTAAGGGGCAGCAGAGTTTTAAGTTTGTTCCGTTTGGTGGAGGTAGAAGGGCCTGCCCTGGCTCCACTTTGGCGTTCGGGTTCATCAGCACTGTGGTTGCAGCCATGGTTCAATGCTTTGATTggaagataggaagaaatGGAGATGAAAGTAAAGTGGATATGGAGATTGGAGCCGCCTTCACCTTGCCCAGGGCTAACCCACTTCTCTGTGTCCCCGTTCTCCGGTTCGACCCATCTTCCTTGGCAAAGACTACGTATTAG
- the LOC111788504 gene encoding protein LIM1-like encodes MGFLGIKCVSIWVFLVVTTSLSEQSKGETCSFTFFSSLVRLIPCRPSVAPFRPTPPTAACCNAVRSLGQPCLCVLVNGPPVAGVDRDLVMLLPEKCPTNFDPCEIMK; translated from the exons ATGGGATTTTTAGGCATAAAATGTGTGTCAATTTGGGTGTTTTTAGTGGTGACAACAAGCTTGAGTGAACAAAGCAAAGGCGAAACATGTAGTTTCaccttcttttcttccctCGTTAGGCTGATTCCGTGCAGGCCATCGGTTGCTCCATTCCGCCCTACTCCGCCGACCGCAGCCTGCTGCAATGCCGTCAGATCTCTCGGCCAGCCTTGCCTGTGCGTGCTTGTTAATGGCCCTCCAGTTGCCGGCGTTGACCGCGACTTGGTCATGCTCTTGCCCGAGAAATGCCCTACCAATTTTGACCCAT Gtgaaattatgaaatga
- the LOC111789204 gene encoding cytochrome P450 705A22-like, translating into MADYILYFLLFFLSCLFLLFLLHKTSGSASSSSAAAAAAKLTLPPSPPSLPLIGHLHLLLPANYKSFFNISSKYGPLLHIRLCSLQYVLVSSASLAAEIFRTHDLTFSSRPDFAFSEEYPYGKVGFLGAPYGDYWRYMKKLTMMEVLAPPQLARSRFVRNEEISRMLHKLLLSSQKKESVDLGAELIKLTNNSICRMMMSTRCSEENNEAENIRKLVNDTIEIATKLAFGDLFSEGPLKRLPFWLFGKKVLKLNIRFDVLLEKILQQHEERAKIHGFERDDRDLMDILLKAYLDEKAEFKITRNHIKAFLLDLFIAGTGTSAEVMQWTIAELINHPNVFRKVRQEIECVVGSRLVEETDIVNLPYMQAVVKECLRLYPAVPVARRACRETCKVNGYDIPKDIMVAVDLFAIMRDPNLWENPDEFRPERFYNANPNKDEGDQGMKHIQYEIKGQNFSFVPFGGGRRGCPGSLLAYNTINRTVAALVQCFDWKVGKDGNGEKVNMEIGTGISLPMAHAFICVPVSHSTPFVA; encoded by the exons ATGGCGGACTACATTCTctacttccttctcttcttcctctcctgtctcttcctcctcttccttctaCACAAAACCTCCGGATctgcctcctcctcctccgccgccgccgccgccgctaaACTCACTCTGCCGCCGTCTCCTCCGTCTCTGCCTCTGATCGGccacctccacctcctccTTCCGGCGAATTACAAGTCCTTCTTCAACATCTCCTCCAAGTACGGTCCGCTCCTCCACATCCGACTCTGCTCGCTGCAGTATGTCCTCGTCTCCTCCGCCTCTCTCGCTGCTGAGATCTTCAGAACGCACGATCTTACGTTCTCGTCGCGGCCGGATTTCGCCTTCAGTGAGGAGTATCCGTACGGTAAAGTCGGATTCCTTGGCGCTCCCTACGGTGATTACTGGCGGTACATGAAGAAGTTGACGATGATGGAGGTTCTTGCGCCGCCGCAGCTTGCGCGGTCGCGATTTGTGAGGAATGAAGAGATCTCTCGTATGCTTCATAAGTTGCTCCTCAGTTCCCAGAAAAAGGAG TCAGTGGACTTGGGAGCTGAGTTGATAAAGCTCACAAACAACAGCATATGCAGAATGATGATGAGCACAAGATGCTCTGAAGAGAACAATGAAGCAGAGAATATCAGAAAATTAGTAAATGACACCATTGAAATCGCCACAAAGCTCGCCTTCGGAGATCTCTTCAGCGAAGGTCCATTGAAGAGGCTCCCATTCTGGCTCTTCGGCAAGAAGGTTCTCAAACTCAATATCAGATTCGACGTTCTGTTGGAGAAGATTCTGCAACAGCACGAAGAACGAGCCAAAATTCATGGTTTCGAAAGAGACGATCGCGATCTCATGGATATATTGCTGAAAGCGTATTTAGACGAGAAAGCCGAGTTCAAAATTACTCGAAATCACATCAAAGCCTTCTTGCTT GATCTATTCATCGCCGGCACAGGAACGTCCGCGGAGGTTATGCAGTGGACGATCGCGGAACTAATCAACCATCCCAACGTGTTCCGAAAGGTCCGCCAAGAGATCGAATGCGTCGTCGGATCGAGACTCGTCGAAGAAACAGATATCGTGAATCTTCCTTACATGCAGGCGGTGGTGAAGGAGTGTCTCCGGCTGTATCCGGCGGTGCCGGTGGCAAGAAGAGCCTGCCGGGAGACTTGCAAGGTGAACGGATACGACATTCCAAAGGACATCATGGTTGCAGTCGACCTGTTTGCGATAATGCGCGATCCAAATCTTTGGGAGAATCCCGACGAATTTCGGCCCGAGAGATTCTACAATGCAAATCCAAATAAAGACGAAGGCGATCAAGGAATGAAGCACATTCAATACGAGATTAAGGGACAGAATTTCAGCTTTGTGCCGTTCGGGGGAGGAAGAAGGGGCTGTCCCGGGTCGTTGTTGGCGTACAACACGATCAACAGGACGGTGGCGGCGTTGGTTCAGTGCTTTGATTGGAAGGTTGGGAAAGATGGAAATGGAGAGAAGGTGAACATGGAGATCGGAACTGGAATTAGTCTGCCAATGGCTCATGCTTTTATCTGTGTTCCTGTTTCTCATTCCACACCTTTTGTTGCTTAG